CGCTGATCATCGCCCTCTTGCCCTTGTGGCCGGCAGAGCGAAGTGACGTAGCCGCGCCGCCCCGACAACCTGCTGTGGCAAAGCCCGAGCTGGCTCCGGAGCCGCCGCGGCCGGTGGCGCGCATCGTGGAGGCGTTGCCCGAGGGCGATCGCGTCGCGCTGGACGAGCCCGTCGTCATCCGGTTTTCGGAACAGGGCGACGTTCCGAAGCTGAAGCAGCTGGTCACGGAGCCGAGCACCGACGGCAGCGTGAGCTGGCCGAATCCGCGCACCCTGGTGTTTCGCCCCAAGCGCTGGCGGGCGGGACACCCCCAGCGGGTGGTGGTGGATGTCGGCTCGGAGCGCCGACAGATACTGTTCCGCACCCAGATCCCCGAGCCGGAGGCCATCGTGCCCGGCAAGGGCAAGCGCATCGTGCTCACCTTCGACGACGGCCCGCACGATCGCCGTCAAGCGGATCACCTGCTGGACGTGCTGCGCGATCGCGGCGCGACGGCGATCTTCTTTCCCACCGGCCGCTGGGTGCGGCAGCGTCCGGATTGGCTGCGTCGCGCGGTGAAGGAAGGGCACCGGGTGTGCAACCACACGTACAGTCATCGCAACCTGACGAAGCCGCCGATGACGGAGGAGCTGATCCGCTTCGAGATCGAGAACGGCGCCTCCGACGGCAGCTGCAAGCTGTTCCGGCCGCCGCTCATGGCGGTGGACGGCCGCGTGGAGCGCATCGTGAAGGAGCTCGGCTATGAGCTCTTGCTGTGGGACGTGGACAGCAAGGACTGGCAGGACACCCCCGCGGTGGACGTCGAGAACTTCGTGCTCCGCCGCGCCCAGCCCGATGCCGTGGTGCTGCTCCACATCCACGCTCGCGGCACTCAAGAGGCCCTGCCCTCCATGATCGAGCGGCTGATGCAGGCGGGTTATCGCGTT
This portion of the Polyangiaceae bacterium genome encodes:
- a CDS encoding polysaccharide deacetylase family protein translates to MRLPFALIIALLPLWPAERSDVAAPPRQPAVAKPELAPEPPRPVARIVEALPEGDRVALDEPVVIRFSEQGDVPKLKQLVTEPSTDGSVSWPNPRTLVFRPKRWRAGHPQRVVVDVGSERRQILFRTQIPEPEAIVPGKGKRIVLTFDDGPHDRRQADHLLDVLRDRGATAIFFPTGRWVRQRPDWLRRAVKEGHRVCNHTYSHRNLTKPPMTEELIRFEIENGASDGSCKLFRPPLMAVDGRVERIVKELGYELLLWDVDSKDWQDTPAVDVENFVLRRAQPDAVVLLHIHARGTQEALPSMIERLMQAGYRVSHVPAAGEPDVGLGGSHARQADLAAFRNALLD